In Verrucomicrobiota bacterium, the sequence CGGCAATCGGAACTCGGCGGGAATGGCGGGATCGAGGCCGGCCAGAATCGTTCGGTAAGCGCCGCCCGTTTTGTGGCCGAGCGCGCTCTGGCCGTTGTCCTCGCGGATGACTTTGGCGATGTGCCGGACGGCCAGCGCGCGTTCCGCAGGCAGCCAGCCGAAGTTGCGGCCGGTCAAGGTAGCTTTGATCAGAGCTTCGCCAGTCGGGAATTCGCCGTCGAAGTGCAGGAAGAATGCTCCGCGCCGGGGGATGGAGGCGTTGGCGAGAGCGGGCGAGTTGCGCGCCGTGAACCGACGGCCATCTCCGCGCTCCGGAATCGGCGAACGAATTGCGAAATCCGCGTATGCGCGCGTGCCCAGACCGCCGGCCTTGTGCTCGTCCACGAGGTGACAGGCGCGGCAATTCATGGACTGACCGGCGAACGCGCCCGGCACGGTGGTGTTGACGGTGCGGGTCGCGTCGAGAACGGGGTCGCCGCTGGACAGCGAAGCGTTCACGTCTCCGCCCGAATGTGCGTAAAAGTATTGCGCGAAGCGAGTCTCCAGAAAGAAGCGCCGGCCAATCGCGACTTCGGGCGGCTCAAGCTTTGTGGTTGCCGGTCCGGCGGAAAAAGCGCGAAAGAACAGGCGAGGGGAGGTCAACGGAATGGCGAAGGCCGTTCGGCCGCTGGCGTCGGCGGTCTGGGCAGGCCAGGTGGTCCATTTCAGAAAGTCCTCCGTGGATGCGATGCCATAAGCCGCGCCGCTCGTTCCCGACACCACGAGCTGAGCGCTGTTGCTGGAAGTGACAAGAATCGCAAGCCCCGGCGGCCGGCGCGAAACCGTGCCGGGCTGAACGGAGTCGGCCGTGAGCAGCGCCCCATGAAAATCCAACGACAAACCCACCGCCAGAAAACCGCGTATAATCCTCAGCGCGACGCAGCCGAAGGAGCCGCAGCCAAAACGGAGCGCGGCTGTGGTCGAAGACACAGCCGCAGTTCGCTCGAACTGCCGGGCTGCTGCGGCTGGTGCTGCGCACACAGCCGTGCTCCGAGAACTTGTCGCGAGTTGCGGCGATTTTCGGCGATACGGACATAGTGTTGTCTTGAGGCGCACGGGTCGGAAAAATCGCGCAGAAGGTTCGAGGGAAATGCTCGATACTGGCACAAAAAGTGGCCGTTCCTGGTTGCTGTCCCTTTGAGATTGGGGTGGCATTGGCCGCGCTTCCGGTGTTCAACTCACTCTTATCCGGGTGAAACGTGTGGGGCGTCACCGTTTCAGGATACGGCCGATGCGAGCGGAGACTTCTTCTCCGGGGATGCCCTGAACTTTGCCGGTCTGGATTTCCTCCATGCGCCTGTCGATCTCGGCTTTCCAGGCGATCTCGATTTCGGGCGGGCTCCGGTGCAAGTGCTCGGCCAAACGGCTCACCAGTTCGCCCACCTTCTCCGGCGGCCAGTGGCGGGTTTCTTCAACGATTTGTTCCACGGTCAACGGCATGGAATGTCGCATACGATCCTCCGGGGGCAGATGCAATCGCCTCTTGGCCAGACACGAGCCAGCGCTGATCATTCCCCATTAACCCAGCAGTCCAGCCTGTCCGCTTGGGCGCGCAGCGTCTTTCAAGGGTCACCGGGCGACAGCACAACCCGAAAA encodes:
- a CDS encoding addiction module protein, with protein sequence MISAGSCLAKRRLHLPPEDRMRHSMPLTVEQIVEETRHWPPEKVGELVSRLAEHLHRSPPEIEIAWKAEIDRRMEEIQTGKVQGIPGEEVSARIGRILKR